The genomic stretch AATACATTACGTAAATAGACGTATCGGATGACGAGTGTATGGTTTAATTTGATGTGGCTCTCCGTAAATGTTCCCACTAAGGACACCTATAGCATCAATCAAAACCTTTTCGAGAACGATGCATCATTtggttaaaacacaaaaattccaGTACTGGATTTCCTGCGTTTGGTAGAACGTGTGTTCATATGAACACAGTATCGTTtcaataacaatttttaaacTCAAACAGACAGAATTGCAACGAGTTGTCAGTAGTTGTTGAAATATACATGCGAGCACACGAGACAACTGCTTTGTCACATCAGAGAGACGTCCAAATGTTTGGAAGAAATTCGTTGACAACCTATTTGCTATAAAAAAAGATTCCATCCAAAAGAGTTCCATAAACACATTAACGACCTCCaccgacaaatcaaattcaacgCTGaacttaaaaatgataaaagcaACGATTTTCTTGACTCATTGGCCAATACAAGAAACCCACTTACAATGTCCAGTAATTTAACTACGAATCGAACCAtgacaaataaaaatgaaaattcaacCAAACTAATAATGAAAGATCATAGGAATTCCCACGTACCAGTGAGATTCTTTATCGAGTTTTGAAACAACGCAAGATTAAATGTCACGCACATATATGGTGCTCTTTTGGCCTAAGATGACAGCAGAAGCCATTCAGGCTATTTAGGATTtaatctgaaaaaataaaccgcTTGAATTTTACCATCTTGAATCTTAACGTTCAAGCcgagaattttttttgttttaaattgtgAATTGGCAACTGAATATGCGTCCACTGACTCAGAATTACTGAGCCTAAAGTGTTCCGGTATTAAAAAAGTTGTAATGTACCATCCGTTCTTATAATGTTTTGTGACTTCAAGGAGGTTTaatagaaactttcgcgaattttggAAATTAGGCGGTTTTGGattttttgcgagaattaacTTTTGACAAATTTATGGGTAtaactaaaaaattaatttcttttacatttttttataaaatatgtacaaatgCAAGTGAATTACGAAACGATTCAGGCCAAAAATCAGCAGCAGCAGCAGCCACTTTTTCTCCCAATGTTTTGTGATCTTTTCATCATATGATCACGATAGGAGTAGAAGTCAATAATTACAATGTTGACATACTAAAACAAAAGGACAATAGATGGGGAGGATGATTGAGATAATCAAAGACGACAATGTTACACCAAAAACAAATAACCAAGAAAAATCTGATGCACAATTTAAAACAGTTCTTAATAAAAAACGTTTCGAAAAGATACTATCAAAAAATCCCGATCAAAAAAATACGTAGTATATAAACTGTATGGGGAAACGGTATGACAGGCAAAACTATAAACAGAAAAAAgttgaaatgtcaaaaaattaggAAAGTGTATGCTGTTAAAAGGACTAAGAAAGATTGTTTTAGTCATCTCGTTGCCCTGATAAAAAATAATGCAGAGAGCTTTGGAGAAAGGTTGCTTACTGTGCCACAGataaaagaataattaaaaattgtctGTATAGTGACAATGCCTTAAAGCGTAAGAAATGGAGCTGCAGACCTTTAAAAACATGGTAATCTTACCTTTCTCCTTCCCTTCTGTACATTCTGATATACTTACTGCCCAATTTCTAACAAAGATTCTACTgaatttaagaaatgttttcaaattttcaaatgaCGTATTATTGTATGCTTGTTTAATGGGAACATGCATGATTGCATAATAACCTTGCAAGCTTCACTTGACGAGTTTCCGTTGCCAATTATTGATTGGCGCTTATTGCAACATTTTTTGCGGCATAATAAACAAAACCTTCAAGATTTATCCTGACAGAGGAATCTAATTGCCTTAATGCAGGATCAAGTAATTACTGAAGGTAAGGTGAAAGTTAATCAAGCAATAGAAAGAAATTGAATCAATTTTAAATCagctatattttcttttttcgtaGATTAAGTGGAAATTTAAAATCTGTGAAATTTAACAGAAGATCGACAATCCGAAactctttaaatatttttagttgAAGCTTCATATTCAGAaaattatattgaaaaaaaaaatagttaaatgtAAGACATTAGCTTTTTATCTGCAACATTACTCAAAGTATTTGTGGACACAAATTTCAAAGAGAAACGCACTTTCAAATATTACAATTGCATTTGAAATAACAGCTCCTGAATTAATTGGTTGGACGCGCAGTCCCAAATGAcgtttgctgacatcagcaagacCACTATTCCCTATTTTCAAGGCCTTAATGTAAGCTGCTTTGTAATGTGTAAGTGTGTATTCAATGCACTGTATCAGAAAAAGGTAATGCTGCACTGACCTACAGAATCTTGCGAATTgtcagtaatttttttgtaattataatttatttattgatcGGAATATTTCCGTATGTCTTGACCCCATTATATCTAAGCAATTTTCCGCTACAAGGAAATTATGTCGACCTCTGTCGAGTTTCTGTATCCCACATCCGTTACGTAATGATCAAGTGTTTCAGTATATAAAATGCAACCTAGAGTTGCACTTCAGAGTTTATTACTGCCGTGTAAAAAAGCAAGTACCAAGAACAGGTAAGGCAACACATTTCATGTTTTGTGGTCATGTTGTATGTATGATATAGAGAATAGCCTTATCTAAACAAAGTACTCTTTTCCAATAGTTGAAATGTTTTGTTATGCTTGTTTCATAAGACAAATTTTAGTTTCAAGATTTTTTCCATGAACAATATATttaaacgaagtttttttttatcttactttaATTTTAAGTATTTAGACCTTGTTCTTTAGGTGAAGAAGAAAACAGTCCTTGCCGACATGTGTCCACCAATTTTATCATACATTGATCCAACTGTCAATACAATTTTTGGTGTTGTCATGATATTTCTTTCATTGGCAACCATCATTGGCAATGTTGTGGCTCTCACAATTCTGCGCATGTCACCAGATAAATCAATTACAAACAAAATATTAACATCTTTGGCTGTTTCAGATCTGCTTGCTGGTATCATGGTGGGTCCAATAACAGTATGGCAATTAATGGCTTCAGCTGACAATTGCACGTTAGATTTAGTCCGGGTGTACTTATCAACCATTTTAATTGGTGCATCTGTATTTACTCTCGGGATCATCGCATACGACAGACATGTTTTACTGACGAAATTGAACGATTACAATTTACACATGACGAAAAAGAAGTTCATATGTCTCGTTAGTGCTGCTTGGGTAATTCCTACTCTTGTTCCTATCCTACGTATGACCTTTGTGCATGCCTATTTGATTATTGTTTGCTTGATAATATTAAGCACATTTGTTATCCTGGCAACTAGCTATTATTACATCACTAAGGCAGTCACGTGCAAGCAAAAGACTTTGTTGGAACAAAAGAGAACCACACTTTATATTGATGCAAAGGGTAATTCAATTGAAGCTGAAGTTACTGACGATATGCTTCACTTAAAACTGGCACATGCCGTCACCTTGTTGATTTCGTGTTATGTAGTTTGCTTCATCCCTATGGTAACCTGGATCGTGTTGGATTTGATCAACGATTTTCATCCATTTATGAATATAACAGCTCATAATCTGTTGTACCTGTTTGCTACTCTATTTCTGCAAGTAAATTCTTGCTTAAACCCGATCATTTATATTCTAAAAAACGACAAATTTATGGAGTGTTTGAATGTCATGATATGCATGAAAGGTGTTAAAGAAGTTGCCAGTGGCGACAATCACGATTCACTAAACAAAATTCAAGTAATCAGGGTGTAATTAAGCGGATGCAGAACatgattttttcaaaagaaacaaTCGCTTGAAGGAAGACTGCGTGTTAAATTTGCTTTAATCAACAatgttaatttctttttttgttcctGGTTGAATTCAGTAAAAATACATAGCTTTTGTAAATATTCTTTCTTTGCAATTTTTGCGGTTATTGCCTTTGTTTTCTGTCAAAATTAACTCTAAGAACAGCATAAATTGTGTCACTAATTCATCCTTTTAATTAATATTATTTCTTCGGAAGGGAAGAGTAtacaaaatcaattaaaaattatgacAAGTACAGAATCTAGTTTGACAATTTACAGCGAGGAGTCTGAAGCAAACAAACACCTTCGTTAAATTATAttcttaataaattttaattattcttttggAAAAGTGTATATGCTGACGTTAAATAAATTAGCTACCATACTACGTTATTTATAcgttatttataattttatatataaacataTATTATAATGGTAACTAGAATTGTTGCGTGTAGCACAACATTGTTGTTTAAGATTATTGTTTTTTCGTTTCAATataaatattcttaatttttgggGAAAAATCATTCTGATATTCTGAGCAAAGTTAAGATTGAAAAATCTGACACTACCATGTAAACTTGTGTTAAATTTATCCCTAAGGTAGTGTTGTGCAAGCAGCCCAATTCATCTGACAGACAGACAACCAGATTTTGTGGGGGACAAATGCTTCAATTAAACCAGAGATAAGACATTTTAGATCGatgcaaacaaaattttaagatgGGTATATTCTTCAGATATTTAAACTTTTTGACTAATTTTATCTTGTATATTATCATAAAACGTGTATTCAGAAAACGactaaaaactttgaaaaaatgaaaaatgaaagcaatGGTTTGTATGTTGTACTCAAAGATTTCATCAAAATATGAAAGTAAGGTTGcttttaactttttgttaatCGACGTAAATTCATTCGATCGATTCGACGCCTTAACGCCGACATTTTTCATCGCAATTTGAACTGTAACTGTTCCATCAAAATTCCTAAGCGAAAATGGATTAGTTTAGactgacagttttttgtcacgATGCTTCTAAAATAAACCAACTGTATTTGTGTTCAACATATGCAAAGTTAGAActacaatcttggacaaaaatattgagacgaAGGCAGTTTTTTCCTCATTTtacaaatatggacaaaagtgTCAAACAGTCAATACGCTGCAACCGGCAGACTGTAAAGtagctacttttgcacacacgtaGGCAGACGGcgttgaaaagttgctagtcacattcCCTAGCACGCCTGCACATCGAAATAATCCACGTCAGGTCCCACAAAGACCCAAAATTCGTAAAAAATGGCCAtggtgacgtcagcaacaattaacaCATCTTAAGAGTACGCTACGCATTGACAAGAGTACGCATTGACAAAAATTTTGacaagtaaaaaatatatggaTCTAATATAAACATAGCCTATGCAATTGcttgttataaaatattttgaccAAGATTGTAGTATCACAAATATCTCAAGTTTGGAAGTTTAAATCTACTTTCGGTTTAGCTTTTTCCCCAAATTAACTAGAAATAACTTGTTTTAACCTTTAAACCCATATGCAAGACCAtagttgaaaaaaatgaaaaagtaaataaaaaatagcctataaataatttgaaaaataacttgAAATTGAACTCGAGTTTTAGCGTTTTAATATCAACaactgtttgtttacaaaacacTCAACACTTGCCTCGCTATTGAAAACACAGCCTCGGTTTCATCTACGTCAAAATATATATGGAAAAACTGGTATCGTAACATAgataatatttttcatattgTAAAGGATAGCTAACTTGACAATGTAAGAAAAACTCGTTAATTAAACTTTTACATTTGAATATCTATTTGTTAATTACCGTATTTCCTGTATTAACCGCCCGGGAGGTTAATAATTTTTTCGAAATGTAAAGGGCGGTTAATAAGGGGTGTTTAAAAAAGGGGgagttataaaattattttaaaaatcactACAAATTGTGAAAGGTGTAAAAACAATACTCATTTTTTACGCCATGTTGCAAATATGGTACCTCTAATAAACACCCGGTGCGCTTATTAGAGGGGGTGCTTATAAAGTTAGTTTGAACTTAAGAGATTATTAGAGGGGGCGCTTAAAACAGGGAGGgtagaaagaaaaaatacagtattttaattttcaaaagttAATCACCATCAGCTTGGCTTAATTGCGTTTATTTAGCTAACTAAAGCATCAATACTCCTATTCTTGAATTCAATACGAAAACGAGACTACGCATGGAATTGAGGCCAGTTTGGAATTTTTTTCACTGTCAGTCTGTTTCGTTATATTATGCGATAGAAACCTCAAGTTATATATCTGCTTctgatttaaaagaaatttaattatgTTGAAAGTAAAAAATGTCCATCTATTATTACTATCATCAACTGGAAACGTTAATTACCGTTCTTTTGTAAAGAAAACCTTCTGAAACGATTTAATATGTATTTCATATGAACGAACGCGTTGGAGGAGATACATGCTGTTTTTATTAGCGTAAAATATTCTCTCTTTTTCTTGTCTTTCTGTGGcttttaaaatgtatatttctctcagttgaaaataaattgtaatgtgttttttcttagaaaaaaaacaactttaagaTTTGCTGAGTTAGTTCCAGGAGTTTAATCGCACTGCCTGATTTTATGTCAAAATTTACTACACATGAAAAACATGTACTTGTTTGCTGAACAATATTACATATGTTTGTAAAATAGTAACGTTTCTACCATTTATAGAGTTAAGAATGTTTAATAAGGTTGTGTTCTAAGTTAGTGAGCTAATGATGTTATgaattgtatttatttatttctccaaggtgtaaatatatatttatttataagctTTTAACAACCCATTCATAATACAAGACATCTTTACtttaataaacaacaaaaatttaataaggTCCCAAACAACGTCCGTTTATCTTgatcttcaactttttttttcctCATGTgctatattaaactttttttccatGAAAGgttaaagatattttttgcaGAAGCGAATGGTTACAGTACTGAAGCAACTCTAACATTTTTTGTACAAGGTAAGGACAACAGTTTGCAGTAAGATAAAAATCGATATTGTAAAATATGAATTCCATCACCCACTGAATCTTTCTCGGCGTAATCATTCCATTCTGTGTAAAAAGGTTTACTTTATTTTTGCTCTCGTCTTTTTGTTtggggtgaaaaaaaaaattacaatcaaAGGGACGCTGACCTTGACAAAGTTTAAAGCAATATGCATGAATAAGAGAGGTATCCAAAACAATCCTAAGCAGGAACAAGGCAACCAAGCAGTCGAGTAACATAACATCTTATATATGTCAAGTTATTGATCACTACATCACTGCATCGCTAACCGTATTTAAGGCAGGTTGCTTAGATTCTAGCCAGCATTTTCAATCACATTCTCCATTAATAACAACTTCTTAGAACTCACACCAGgcttaaattctttaaaattcaaaaaaacttcTAAACAGCCAGTCAGAGTGAGAAAGTAAAGACAAAATAGGGACTGTAGAAACAAAATTAGTCGAATAAACCtttcttgttttaaaagttgAGAGTTTCATACGCAAAACGCGAATAAAGTTTGATTATAACGAGCCTCATGGAGTAAACAAACTCATGAATATTTCCGAAGAGGATAACAAACATGTAACAAGAAAGTAACATCAGCCAAAAAACAttgttgtttatataaaaaaacttaataaaaaatgcttaaGGAGTTGCTCGTATACTACATGGGAATGCGTGTTCACCCGCTGTACGCGTTTTCCACGTCGATAATTCGTGCATATTAAACCTAATTCGTGTGTTCTGTAGCACCACTTGCTTTCGATGCACGAACATCTATTGTTATATAAAAGCTCTGATCTTGAAACGCGATAGAGCATGAAACGGAATAGATGTCAGTTTTGGAGAGATATTAAAGTTTTATTATGCATAGACGACATTTTAATTGTCAAGGTAATAAGATCAGCAGCGTGTAATACAAAATCCAGACAGGAACGATTTATCTACTTAAAATGTCTTATATGAGATCTATAATTTAGCtcaaatgaattttattttaattacgcAACAACTGTAAGATTGTTTTAAGATATACTTAAAATCCCAATAACAATTAGGAGGACAGACGAACAAATTAAAAGTTCAGATATAAAGGTATTGAATTAAGATCCAAAACTTAACATCTGTCAGGTGACCATGAAAGTCAGTAATAGAATCTACAACTCTTTTTTTTACACTCTTACATCTAATTTAGgtgaaataattaaaatgtcTAAACACATGTACTAACCACAGAGAAAATGACCTTCTTGTCAAAATACAACTTTTGGCATGGCAAGGAACCAACATCAAAAATCAATGTGGAATGTTTTTTACCAAATGGAATATGTGTATCTCTTCCACTGATCAAAGCAGACACAGTCCTAGCACGAATTAAAGCAGTACTTTGGCAAGAAGCAGAGCGGTATGCATTGTTTCACTTACTAAAAACTCCAGATCATTACGTGTTTGAAGTGGTTAGTAAAGGCGGCACAGAGGAATTGATAGACGAGAATGTCTCTTTGTTTGATATCAAACCCGTGCGACCATACTTAAAAATAGTTCCCAGACTTGGAGATGActtggaaaaagttttaaattcaaaaattagcATGCTAGTGGGTGGAACCAAAGGAACAGCAAAGAGCGAAGAGGTGAATGATTTCCGGAACCGTTATTCAGAATTTTGTAAAAACATATCTTCACAGAGAAGAAGTACAAGTTGGGAAAGAAGGGCCATTTATACATATCCTCCTGAGTATGATGAAGAAGATCAACCATCTGAGACGTTAAAGAAACGATTAGTTTTTACAAACTGGCATTTAAAAGTATCTGTGAGTGTAGCTAAAACTAGTTTTACATTCAACGTACCTTATAAGACGTATCCAAAAGAGTTACTAAAGATGGCGCTTACCAAGAAAGATAACACATCATCTAGAGCTTCAGTTGAAACCTACAATGATTACGTATTACGTGTGCTGGGTCGGCTTAACTTTTTCCTAGGCTACGTTGTGCAAGTAGATGGACAGGAGATTTATGGTGAAAAGTCTTTATTTCAGTACAAGGTAACtgaattttatatttgttatcATAATTATGCATTGCATTAAGTAGACATAAATGATTCTGAGCTTTAACAAAACATTTGAGTTAAAAATCAATTAATAAGACCTGCAAATGTGATTTTTTGTAATTCTGTAGTCtgtagtcaaaaaaaaaaacacactcaAAAATGTCTTCTGGCTAGCATAAATTATTACAGCAAGAAACATCATTTCTacgcttaaaatttaaaaatcaaacaaatgaCTTTTATTCACAGGTTTGACAACAGAATGGTAAGCTACTATAATATTTGTTGTTGTATAGTACATCCAACAATGTTTGCTATGGAACAAACCAATAAAACTGCAACTTGTCAGAAAAACTGATATGGCTGTTGAACCCTTTGCGATAGGAAGAACACCAGTTCGACCACCAGTCATCCCACCCAAGAAACAGAGATCAATTTCTTTGTGGAACCTCAGCCCATCCACCAAATTCAAGATCAAAATCATTTGTGCCTTAAATGTGAACAGTCCAGCAATGATGGTACGTACTTTAGATTATCGCGGCTGTCCATATGTCCGTACGTACAATTATGGAAATTATGTCTTTAACGTGATACAAAGTCGTTTCAACAAAAGTGACTTTGTGGAAATGTGAATATTCTTTGTGTATATAATTCTTACCTAAAAATGTTATGTTCTTATAGCAGGGTCGTAGCCAAAGATATTCTCTTTAAAGAATGAAGTTgcaaatttaagaacattttccGTATTGTAAGGAAGGAGATGCAACCATAGTTAAGTCCTATTGAACAAAACCTTTTAGCCTTTTAGATTTGTTATAATACAATTCCAATCTTCAGACTAACGTACAAAATTGTGttggaaataattaaaataatctaTAAAGTGCATAAAGCAACCATTCTTAGTCTAAAATGGACCTTTTGTGTTTGGTATTCGCTTCCCAATTGGCTACGCCCCTTTCTAATAAAGTATGTGCTGTCTAATTTCATTTGTTACAAATTAATTTAAGAATTAAAACTTGCTTTTTGTTTAGAAAGAGGTGGTATGCGGTATTTATCATGGTACGGAAGAGATGTGCGAACAAAGAAAAACATCTGTACAATCTGGTGTAAATCCACAATGGAAAGAATTTTTAGAATTTGACATACCTGTAACTGAACTACCAAGAATGGCCAAACTATGTTTTAGCATAGTCGGAAGGAAAAGAGGACAAGCAAAAAAGGTAAAATTCATGAATAGCATAGTCTTTTTACTTGTTATTGGTTTTTCATGGCGTAAAATAGATGTTTCCAAGGGTCGTTCAACTAGTCTTTCATATTAATACACCAACTGTTTCTGTCTAAAacacaatttcttttaaaacacctatctgtattttataaaacttttatttacatCTTTAATTGGCTGAAACAGATAAATGTTATTGAATAAAATGATTTAATCAGCTGGAATTTGTATTGTATGCTAATGTGAATTTACTGTGACAGACTTTAATGATGCAGGGAATGTCATGAATTAATGTACGGAAATGTAATTgctctttgttttaaaacactcTATTTGCATCTTTTTAATGAAATTACCGACATGACAAAAGgcaccaaaaaaaataaaaatactttactGGAGGGTTATTTTGCGGGTTTAAACGACTAGTCTTCTCAAAACTATAGATATTTTTGGTTTAGACGATTATTGCCTGGGTAAATGTAACGGCTATGGATTTTAAAAGTTGTCTTCGATCAGGAATGGCGCGCTTGTATTGTTGGTTCAATTATGGAAAACTTGACTCTGAAATTGGTTTATTAAATCCTCTTGGGACTGTAGCATCTAGCGAAAACGAAGGAGGACCCTGTATTGTTATTAACTGCATGAAGTTCAGCAATCAGGTGGCGTATCCTATGGAGGAAGAAATCATTGAGTTAGCCCAATGCGCTGCTGCAAGAGCAAATGTGAAAAATGCAACAGCGTCGAGACAGCAATTGTCTCATATTGAGGAAATTATCAAGAAAGATATATTAGCATCCCTGTTTGATGAGGAAAAAGAATTATTGTGGCAATTCAGGTAAAAACAATGAATCCACATGAAGTTCTTACAAAAgaattactatgttgtatgatacatttgaaatatatatttagaaatatATGCCGAAGCGATTATCCAGAATCTTTGCCAAAACTATTACAAAGTGTAAAGTGGAACAGAAAAGAAGAAGTTGCCCAGGTTAGAAATCAGATCcttctaatttttaattttttaaataaaagctgTCTTGCAGAACTGTGCGGCATATTTCATAGAGAAATTCTTAAAGTGGAACAGAGGTGGACCATCTGTTTCGTATAGCCTATGGAATTATTTACCAGAAAAAAATGGGGAATCCTTACACAGTTTAAGTTAGCTAATGCACTTGGCGTACTTACGAATACGTAAAACTCGCTTTTGAGCGCATTTAAAAATAAGGTTAGGCCCAACTTACTAAGCAGTTTAAGATttagcaaataaataaatagcaaATAATAAAGTTAAATAAACTCACAACATTTAGAGAGACAAATCTAAGTAATTCCTCTAACAATGGGAATATGATATTTAGTTGTACGTCCTTCTACAAAATTGGAAGATACAAGCATTGCAAGTCGAAACAGCATTGGACTTGCTTGATTACAGATTTCCTGATGACAAAGTGCGAGAACTTGCAGTGCGTGTGCTCGAAA from Hydractinia symbiolongicarpus strain clone_291-10 chromosome 12, HSymV2.1, whole genome shotgun sequence encodes the following:
- the LOC130622155 gene encoding phosphatidylinositol 4,5-bisphosphate 3-kinase catalytic subunit delta isoform-like, whose protein sequence is MTFLSKYNFWHGKEPTSKINVECFLPNGICVSLPLIKADTVLARIKAVLWQEAERYALFHLLKTPDHYVFEVVSKGGTEELIDENVSLFDIKPVRPYLKIVPRLGDDLEKVLNSKISMLVGGTKGTAKSEEVNDFRNRYSEFCKNISSQRRSTSWERRAIYTYPPEYDEEDQPSETLKKRLVFTNWHLKVSVSVAKTSFTFNVPYKTYPKELLKMALTKKDNTSSRASVETYNDYVLRVLGRLNFFLGYVVQVDGQEIYGEKSLFQYKYIQQCLLWNKPIKLQLVRKTDMAVEPFAIGRTPVRPPVIPPKKQRSISLWNLSPSTKFKIKIICALNVNSPAMMKEVVCGIYHGTEEMCEQRKTSVQSGVNPQWKEFLEFDIPVTELPRMAKLCFSIVGRKRGQAKKTIIAWVNVTAMDFKSCLRSGMARLYCWFNYGKLDSEIGLLNPLGTVASSENEGGPCIVINCMKFSNQVAYPMEEEIIELAQCAAARANVKNATASRQQLSHIEEIIKKDILASLFDEEKELLWQFRNICRSDYPESLPKLLQSVKWNRKEEVAQLYVLLQNWKIQALQVETALDLLDYRFPDDKVRELAVRVLENLSDGELEMYLLQLVQALKYEPYLHSPLGRFLLGRALNNKRIGHYLFWHLKAELRNHDCSLLFGLLLEFYCIGAASHIDTLLRQMEAINKLKTITEILQANKDDAKQRDNQLRNLFNQPAYVKAFSGVISPLDPSMHLKKLKVEKCKHMDSAKKPLWLVFENMDEGAEDIYIIFKNGDDLRQDMLTLLSLRLMENVWRKSNLDYGLIPYKCLSTGYQIGMIEVVTQSETLARIQARHGRFGVLSNSTLYTWISNKCNNEETLADCVSNFTQSLIGYSIATYALGIGDRHNDNVMMKYDTGQLFHIDFGHFLGNFKTKFGVRRERVKFLLPDEFIYIIERTNKNISRRENFDNFRKMCIEAFKTLRSHGNLIITVFAMLLSTGIPELKQPEDLDYIRDSLALQKDEADAIEHFSAAFKEAYDRRGSTSVMWMIHSMRHHWI